In one Rutidosis leptorrhynchoides isolate AG116_Rl617_1_P2 chromosome 8, CSIRO_AGI_Rlap_v1, whole genome shotgun sequence genomic region, the following are encoded:
- the LOC139861346 gene encoding uncharacterized protein — protein MSTSFNSGPRSPATSSRLQLGGVGGISRAIRSSSSRKPPEPLRRAIADCLSSSLISVHGSSSAVITDASRTLRDYLASHTTTDLAYGVILEHTLAERERSPAVVARCVALLKRYLLRYKPSEETLLEIDRFCLNIITECDVSPSRRLTSKSPTPQIGGSSTTLTGSPLPVASFASGGLVKSLYYIHSLVDQHVPNRSFQPAAFAGASSTSRQSLPSLSSQMSKSFNSQISPGIGKEASEIKEGSSLSVLDSPIPEDNDGVEDDDFIASNVFKWRWHGDPQSSLLSTDSDRILNHKDMSKHNFLEVGAAALLLGDMEAKTKGEFWRNFGSIDMPYLDQLLQPSLLTTVTNSASARAHLRAITASKRSKIGPNQIWEDSPMTTFRPRSRPLFQYRHYSEQQPLKLNPVEVGEVIAAVCAERPSPIANVMTVSSKLSSSSGKPSMDVAVSVLIKLVIDMYVLDSGVAAPLLLSMLEEMLSSSQLTSKVRAFDLILNLGVHGHLLEPLLADDASTIEEEYSQEPYLDKNLSIQGTRQPDYLKAQSLSAINNFESWILCILYEVLLLLVQAEEKEEPVWASALSCLLYFVCDRGKIRRSRLKGLDIRVIKLLIQISRRNSWAELVHCKLINMLTNMFYETPEGSTTSNPTFLVDQVDLIGGIEFVFIELVISNSREGRRNLYLVLFDYVVHKINESCIASGISEYNDDEIQPIASLLTLADAPEALHISVKLGIEGIGDILRSSISAALPRYSNSERLNMLLEKIMEKFDSLLRSLTHLDKEFSHMTELTKSYKYLESFEGGVLRNSYGLKVKLAWATLHSLLHSERAAIRENGYVWLGDLLIAEINDDGDSIWSNITNLQKRIKLASVKDYSPELDIPLPIWLMCGLLKSKNNLIRWGFLFVLERLLMRCKFLLDENELQQHSVNNDTHGKTRLDKANAVIDIMSSALSLVAQINVTDRMNILKMCDILFSQLCLKVVPGDKSSSADTLRHSKSFNYSVWNKNTSVMEDLPVRENFCWDPVENCKGKSGNNTNDSTSETASMAALLLQGQAIVPMQLVARVPADLFYWPLIQLAAAATDNIALGVSVGSKGGGNLPGATSDIRSTLLLLLIGKCTADPDAFKEVGGEDFFRELLDDTDSRVAYFSSTFLLKRMMTEEADNYQRGLSSLVSRAQQSDNEKLLENPYLQMRGLLQLSSEGLWN, from the exons ATGTCGACGAGCTTCAACAGTGGTCCTCGTAGTCCTGCCACCAGCTCTAGGTTGCAGTTGGGCGGCGTTGGTGGTATCTCCAGGGCTATCAGATCTTCATCTTCCAGAAAACCGCCGGAGCCCCTCCGCCGTGCAATCGCCGATtgtttatcatcttctcttatttccGTCCATGGAAGCTCCTCTGCCGTCATAACGGATGCTTCCAGGACCCTACGG GACTATTTAGCATCACATACAACTACTGACCTGGCCTACGGTGTGATATTAGAGCACACACTTGCGGAGAGAGAGCGAAG CCCTGCAGTGGTTGCAAGGTGTGTGGCTCTTTTGAAACGTTATCTCCTAAG atataAACCAAGTGAGGAGACTCTATTAGAGATTGACCGTTTCTGTTTAAATATAATAACGGAGTGTGATGTCAGCCCAAGTAGAAGACTAACATCTAAATCTCCGACCCCACAAATCGGTGGTTCGTCAACTACTTTAACCGGATCACCTTTGCCCGTTGCAAGTTTTGCTTCAGGAGGACTTGTAAAGTCACTATATTATATTCATTCTCTTGTGGATCAACATGTTCCAAATAGATCATTCCAACCAGCAGCTTTCGCGGGTGCTAGTTCTACATCAAGACAATCACTTCCATCATTATCATCACAAATGAGCAAATCTTTTAATTCCCAAATTAGCCCTGGTATTGGTAAAGAAGCTTCTGAGATCAAAGAAGGTTCATCTTTATCTGTATTGGATTCACCAATACCTGAAGACAACGATGGAGTTGAAGATGACGACTTCATAGCCAGTAACGTGTTCAAATGGCGATGGCATGGGGACCCACAATCATCTTTACTTTCTACTGATAG TGATCGGATATTGAATCATAAAGACATGAGCAAGCACAATTTTCTTGAAGTGGGTGCTGCTGCTCTTCTTTTAGGGGACATGGAAGCTAAAACAAAAGGTGAATTTTGGAGAAATTTCGGTAGCATAGATATGCCCTACCTTGATCAACTACTACAGCCTTCGTTACTCACAACTGTTACCAATTCTGCCTCTGCTCGGGCCCACTTGAGAGCCATAACCGCTTCTAAACGCTCCAAAATAGGCCCTAATCAGATTTG GGAAGATTCTCCTATGACAACCTTCCGTCCTCGTTCACGACCACTTTTTCAATATCGTCATTACAG TGAACAACAACCATTAAAATTAAATCCTGTTGAAGTCGGAGAAGTTATAGCTGCAGTTTGCGCTGAAAGGCCATCTCCGATTGCTAATGTGATGACAGTCTCATCTAAACTTAGTAGCAGCAGTGGTAAACCATCAATGGATGTGGCTGTTAGCGTTCTAATCAAACTTGTAATAGACAT GTATGTGCTGGACTCTGGGGTGGCTGCCCCACTCTTGCTATCTATGCTTGAG GAAATGCTTAGTTCTTCACAGTTGACCTCAAAAGTTCGTGCTTTTGACTTAATTCTGAACCTTGGTGTTCATGGTCATTTATTGGAACCACTTTTAGCCGATGATGCTTCCACCATTGAGGAAGAATACTCTCAAGAACCATACCTTGACAAAAATCTGTCAATCCAGGGTACGAGACAGCCAGATTACCTCAAGGCCCAAAGTTTATCGGCAATAAATAACTTCGAATCATGGATATTGTGCATTTTGTATGAAGTTCTTCTCCTTCTTGTGCAG GCAGAGGAAAAGGAAGAACCGGTCTGGGCTTCTGCCCTCAGCTGTTTACTCTATTTTGTTTGTGATAGAGGCAAAATTCGGAGAAGCAGATTAAAAGGTCTTGACATAAGA GTTATTAAATTGCTTATACAAATTAGTAGGAGAAACTCCTGGGCAGAGTTGGTTCATTGCAAGTTGATTAATATGTTAACGAACATGTTTTATGAAACCCCTGAGGGGTCCACCACATCCAACCCAACATTTCTGGTGGATCAGGTTGATCTGATTGGAGGAATTGAGTTTGTATTCATTGAG CTAGTGATCTCAAACTCTAGAGAAGGCAGGAGAAATTTATATTTGGTGCTTTTTGATTATGTTGTGCATAAAATAAATGAGAGTTGTATAGCTAGTGGAATTTCAGAGTATAATGATGATGAGATTCAACCAATAGCATCGTTGCTCACTCTTGCGGATGCACCTGAGGCTTTACATATTTCCGTCAAACTTGGGATCGAAGGCATTGGTGATATTTTACGGAGTTCGATATCCGCTGCATTACCCAGATACTCCAACAGTGAAAGACTCAATATg CTTTTGGAGAAGATCATGGAGAAGTTTGACTCACTTCTAAGATCATTGACTCACTTGGACAAAGAATTTAGTCACATGACAGAATTAACAAAATCCTACAAGTATCTAGAAAGCTTTGAAGGAGGAGTTTTGAGAAACAGTTATGGTTTAAAGGTGAAGCTTGCTTGGGCCACTTTACATTCCCTTCTTCATTCAGAGCGAGCTGCCATTCGTGAAAACGGGTATGTTTGGTTGGGTGATTTGCTTATAGCAGAAATAAACGATGACGGTGATTCGATATGGTCAAACATTACGAATCTGCAGAAGAGAATTAAACTTGCTTCTGTTAAAGATTACTCGCCCGAGTTAGATATTCCACTACCCATTTGGCTTATGTGTGGGCTTTTGAAGTCGAAGAATAATCTCATAAGATGGGGCTTTCTTTTTGTTCTCGAGAGACTTCTTATGCGTTGCAAGTTTTTGTTAGATGAAAATGAGTTACAGCAGCATTCAGTTAACAATGATACTCATGGGAAAACACGCCTTGATAAGGCAAACGCTGTAATAGACATTATGAGCAGCGCATTATCATTGGTGGCTCAGATTAATGTAACAGATCGCATGAATATTTTAAAG ATGTGCGACATTCTGTTTTCTCAATTGTGCCTGAAAGTTGTTCCCGGAGACAAATCCTCATCTGCAGACACGTTACGTCATTCTAAGAGTTTTAATTACTCTGTTTGGAATAAAAATACAAGTGTGATGGAAGATCTTCCTGTAAGAGAGAACTTTTGCTGGGACCCAGTTGAAAATTGTAAGGGCAAATCTGGAAATAACACAAATGATTCTACCAGTGAGACTGCATCAATGGCGGCTTTGCTCCTTCAAGGACAGGCCATTGTTCCTATGCAACTGGTTGCACGTGTGCCTGCAGATTTGTTTTACTGGCCGTTGATTCAACTAGCGGCAGCTGCTACCGACAATATTGCACTGGGTGTGTCTGTTGGTAGTAAAGGCGGCGGGAACTTACCTGGCGCCACGTCAGATATTAGGTCCACCCTTCTTTTATTGCTGATTGGTAAGTGCACTGCAGACCCTGATGCTTTTAAAGAAGTTGGTGGAGAAGACTTTTTCAG GGAGCTACTGGATGATACGGACTCCAGGGTGGCTTATTTCTCATCAACTTTCCTTTTAAag aggaTGATGACTGAAGAAGCAGATAATTACCAGCGTGGACTTTCGTCTCTTGTGTCCAGAGCTCAGCAG AGTGACAATGAGAAATTACTGGAAAATCCATACCTTCAAATGCGGGGTCTACTTCAGTTATCAAGTGAAGGTTTATGGAATTAG
- the LOC139863104 gene encoding THO complex subunit 4B-like, translating into MTEGLDMSLDDIIKNNKKSGRSDTNTTFRPGGRGHGRSGGLGSVSASGPTRRSDNRAMSRPIPYFVPQVYHVQEMLVGDQGNSEAGTKLYVSNLNYQVTNEDIKVLFSEVGELKRYAIHYDRSGRSKGTAEVVFVRQSDAVVAMRRYNNVQLDGQPMQLELVGVKIVTPVPIAPMQKDITGNNPTNISRSGRGRNVGRGKERGGNGSCGYAKDQGRVRPQNASVEDLDADLEKYRLEAMHIN; encoded by the exons ATGACGGAAGGTCTTGACATGTCACTCGATGATATCATCAAGAACAACAAAAAGTCCGGCAGATCCGATACCAACACAACTTTCAGACCCGGTGGCCGTGGTCATGGCCGCAGCGGTGGTCTCGGTTCGGTTTCTGCTTCTGGCCCGACCCGACGTTCTGATAACCGAGCCATGAGCCGTCCTATCCCTTACTTTGTCCCACAG GTTTATCATGTGCAAGAAATGCTGGTTGGAGACCAGGGTAATTCTGAAGCAGGGACAAAGCTTTATGTCTCTAACTTGAACTATCAAGTTACTAATGAGGATATtaag GTGCTGTTTTCTGAGGTCGGAGAGTTAAAACGTTACGCAATTCATTATGATAGAAGTGGCAGATCAAAG GGCACTGCAGAAGTTGTTTTTGTTCGCCAGTCAGATGCGGTTGTAGCAATGAGGAGATATAACAACGTACAACTTGATGGCCAACCTATGCAACTTGAATTGGTCGGAGTAAAAATTGTTACCCCTGTTCCTATTGCTCCAATGCAAAAGGATATAACAGGAAATAATCCCACCAATATTTCTAGAAG CGGGCGAGGGAGAAATGTTGGAAGAGGGAAAGAGCGTGGTGGTAATGGATCGTGTGGATACGCAAAGGACCAGGGTCGTGTTCGGCCTCAGAATGCATCAGTGGAAGACTTGGATGCTGATTTGGAGAAATATCGTCTTGAAGCAATGCATATAAACTAG